A DNA window from Malus domestica chromosome 12, GDT2T_hap1 contains the following coding sequences:
- the LOC103450011 gene encoding histidine--tRNA ligase, chloroplastic/mitochondrial, with protein MLSAVSSSLLTFHKPFTRALRLPLPKLPISSNPKPLSSLSPATSSLIPNSTGGGRAGALSPAPATDDLQKIDVNPPKGTRDFPPEDMRLRNWLFYNFREVSRLFGFEEVDYPVLETEALFIRKAGEEIRDQLYCFEDRGNRRVALRPELTPSLARLVIQKGKSLSLPLKWFAIGQCWRYERMTRGRRREHYQWNMDVIGVPEVTAEAELISSIVTFFKRVGITASDVGFKVSSRKVLQEVLRRYSIPEALFGKVCIIIDKIEKIPVDDIKNELKSAGVSEEAIEQLLQVLSIKSLTKLEEILGGAGEAVADLKQLFSLADKFGYSEWIQFDASIVRGLAYYTGIVFEGFDRGGKLRAICGGGRYDRLLSTFGGDDISACGFGFGDAVIVELLKEKGLLPELSLQVENIVCALDPGLQGAAATVATILRGKGQSVDLVLENKPLKWVFKRASRINANRLILVGDSEWQRGMVSVKVLSSGEQREIKLDELE; from the exons ATGCTCTCTGCAGTCTCGTCTTCCCTCCTTACCTTCCACAAGCCCTTCACTCGCGCTCTTCGACTCCCCCTCCCCAAACTCCCCATTTcttcaaaccctaaacccctctcttctctctcccccGCCACTTCTTCTCTCATCCCCAATTCCACCGGCGGTGGTCGCGCCGGGGCTTTATCTCCGGCCCCGGCCACCGACGACCTCCAGAAGATCGATGTTAACCCTCCCAAGGGCACGAGGGACTTCCCACCCGAAGATATGCGCCTCCGCAACTGGCTCTTCTACAATTTCAGAGAGGTCTCGCGGCTGTTCGGCTTCGAAGAGGTCGACTATCCGGTTCTTGAGACGGAGGCTCTGTTTATCAGAAAGGCAGGGGAGGAGATTCGAGACCAG CTGTATTGCTTCGAAGATCGGGGAAATCGTCGCGTTGCGCTGAGGCCGGAGCTCACTCCTTCTTTGGCAAGGCTGGTGATACAGAAAGG AAAATCTCTATCCCTTCCGTTGAAATGGTTTGCCATTGGGCAGTGTTGGCGGTATGAGAGGATGACAAGGGGGCGGCGTCGGGAGCATTACCAGTGGAATATGGATGTTATTGGTGTACCTGAGGTTACG GCTGAAGCAGAACTTATTTCTTCAATTGTCACTTTCTTCAAGCGAGTAGGAATTACAGCATCAGATGTTGGATTCAAGGTTTCTAGTCGTAAG GTTTTACAAGAAGTATTGAGGCGTTATTCCATACCCGAAGCTTTATTTGGCAAAGTTTGCATCATCATAGACAAG ATAGAGAAGATTCCAGTGGATGATATAAAAAATGAGTTGAAATCTGCTGGTGTATCTGAAGAGGCTATTGAACAGTTATTGCAAGTTCTTTCCATAAAGTCATTGACAAAGCTGGAAG AGATACTTGGAGGAGCAGGGGAAGCAGTTGCTGATCTGAAACAACTATTCTCTCTTGCTGACAAATTTGGTTACTCTGAATGGATTCAGTTTGATGCTTCTATTGTTCGTGGCCTTGCCTACTACACTGGTATTGTCTTTGAG gGTTTTGATAGAGGAGGAAAGTTACGAGCCATTTGTGGTGGTGGGCGATATGACCGCTTGCTTTCTACTTTTGGTGGTGATGACATTTCtgcttgtggatttgggtttggtgaTGCTGTTATAGTGGAA TTGCTTAAGGAGAAGGGTCTTCTACCGGAACTCAGCCTGCAAGTAGAGAACATTGTGTGTGCTCTTGATCCTGGACTCCAAGGAGCAGCTGCAACAGTTGCCACCATACTCAGGGGAAAAGGTCAAAGTGTTGATTTAGTCTTGGAGAACAAACCGCTTAAATG GGTATTCAAGCGTGCATCACGAATAAATGCTAACAGGCTGATATTGGTGGGAGATTCGGAGTGGCAAAGGGGTATGGTGAGTGTGAAAGTCCTTTCTTCCGGCGAACAACGTGAGATCAAACTTGATGAACTAGAGTga
- the LOC103413687 gene encoding uncharacterized protein: MGGKCPHRSVKKRRYSHKTHRRAKFEIKGDDMVYDGLKKAEDGAKPLPQDQDLPGMGQYYCLHCDRYFNNASVRDDHFKTKRHKKRVKIMMGDAPHTQLDADLAAGMGMPDNGPKLMSF, from the exons ATGGGAGGCAAGTGCCCACACAGAAGCGTCAAGAAACGAAGATACTCTCACAAGACTCACCGCCGCGCCAAATTCGAAATCAAAG GCGACGATATGGTGTACGATGGTCTGAAGAAGGCAGAAGACGGGGCGAAGCCATTGCCTCAGGACCAGGACCTTCCTGGGATGGGTCAATACTACTGCCTACACTGCGA CCGATACTTTAACAACGCATCGGTGAGGGACGATCATTTCAAGACGAAGCGTCACAAGAAGCGTGTTAAGATAATGATGGGGGATGCACCTCACACTCAGCTGGACGCTGATTTAGCTGCTGGGATGGGTATGCCTGATAATGGTCCCAAGCTTATGTCATTTTGA